In Streptomyces erythrochromogenes, the DNA window CTCGGAGGAGCTCTCATGAACGCAGGGGTCCCGCAGGACCGACCGGAACGGGCCTACGACGTCGTGCTCTTCGGCGCCACCGGGTTCGTGGGGGCGCTGACCGCGGAATACCTCGCCGCGCACGCGCCCGCCGGCTGCCGGTGGGCCCTCGCCGGCCGGGACCTCGCGAAGCTGGAGCGGCTGCGCGAACGGCTGGCCTCGATCGATCCGGCGTGCGCCACGCTGCCGCTGCTGCGGGCCGACGCCCAGGACGCCGCCGCCGTACGCGAACTGGCCGCGTCCACCCGGGTGCTGGCCACGACCGTGGGACCGTACGTCTGGTACGGGGCCGGGCTCGTGGCCGCCTGCACCGAGGCGGGCACGGACTACGTGGACCTCACCGGCGAGCCGGAGTTCGTGGACCGGATGTACGTGGAGCACGACGCGCGGGCCCGCGAGACCGGCGCCCGGCTCGTGCACGCCTGCGGCTTCGACTCGATCCCGGCCGACCTCGGCGCGTACTTCACGGTCCGGCAGCTGCCGGAGGGGGTCCCGCTGACGGTCGACGGGTTCATGCGGTCCAACGCCTTCTTCTCCGGCGGGACCCTGGCCTCCGCGCTGACCGCGCTGGGCCGCGGCCCCCAGACCCTGGCGGCCGCGCACGCCCGCCGCCTGCACGAGCCCCGGCTGCGGGGGCGGCGGGCACGCGGCCCGCTGGGCGTGCCGCGGTTCAGCCGTGAGACCGGCACCTGGGCGCTCCCGCTGCCCTCGCTGGACCCGCGGATCGTGACCCGGTCGGCGGCCGCGCTGGAGCGCTACGGCCCGGACTTCCGCTACCGGCACTACGCCTCCGTCAAGCACCTGCCCGTCGCACTGGGCGGCACGGCGGCGGTCGGCGCGACGGCGGCCCTGGCACAGGTACCGCCGGCCCGGCGGTGGCTCATGAACCGCTGGGAGCCCGGCCGGGGGCCGGACGCGGAGCGGCGGGCGCGCAGCTGGTTCACCGTGCGGTTCGTGGGCGAGGGCGGCGGCCGGCGCGTGCTCACCGAGGTGTCGGGCGGCGACCCGGGCTACGGCGAGACGGCGAAGATGCTGGCGGAGTCGGCGCTCTGCCTGGCCCTCGACGCCCTGCCGGAGACGGCCGGGCAGGTGACGACCGCCGTGGCGATGGGCGACGCCCTCATCCACCGCCTGCAGAAGGCGGGGATCACCTTCCGGGTGGCCGATGCCCGCTGACGGACCGGCTCAGGAGGCCTCCCGCAGCGCCCTGCGGCACAGCGAGTCGGCGTGGCGGGTGGTCTCCGGGATCCGGAAGCGAGGGCTCAGGGCCAGGGCGTGCGCGCAGGCGTTGTCGAGCGAGACCCTGTGCCCGACGGAGACGTACACCGGCTTGATCGCGTCCTGAGTGCGCAGTGCCCGCCCGACCTCGGCGCCGTCGGCGGCGACCAGCGTGGAGGCGTCGCCCCGCCGGGTGCCCGGCTCCTCGTAGGTGAAGGTGAACGGGTTCTTCGCGACGCCGATGGACGGGAGCCCGGTGACCACCCCGAGGTGGCACGCGAGGCCGAAGCCGCGGGGGTGGGCGAGGCCGTAGCCGTCGCAGACCACGAGGCCGGGCTCGGCGGTCAGGGCGTCCAGGGCGGCCAGTACGGTCGGCAGCTCGCGGAAGGCGAGCAGCCCCGGCACGTAGGGGAAGCTGACGTGCCCGACGGCGGTGGCCTCCTCGACGACCTCCAGGGTGGCGGCGTCGAGCACCACGGCCGCGGCGGCTACCAGGTCGCGCGTGTCGTCGTAGGCGACGTCCACGCCGGCCACGAGCCCGCGGCCGGGCGGGGGGCCGGGCTCGTCGAGCACGACGTGATGGCGCAGTTCGTCCTGTATCGCCCGGGCCTCGGCCTCGTCGGCGGGGGTCTTCACACTCGTCATGATGGACCGAGAGTAGCCTGGCGATCATGTTCGTCATGGAGCTCACCTACACCGCGCCCCTCGAAGCCGTCGAGGACGAGATGGACGCCCACATCGCCTGGCTGGACGGCTACTACGCCACCGGCGTCTTCCTCGCGTCGGGACGCAAGGTGCCGCGCGACGGGGGCGTCGTCCTGGCCGGAGGGGTGTCCCGGGCCGAGATCGAGAAGATCGCGGCCGAGGACCCCTTCGTGGTCGCGGGCGTCTGCGCCTACCGCATCACCGAGTTCATCGCCACGAAGACCTCGGCGGACCTGGCGACGGTCCGGGAGAACCCGGTCACCTAGGCCGCCTCGTCCGGACTTGCCGGGCTCGCGTCGTCCTGGGGACCGCCTGCGGCGAGGCCCGCGGCCGGACCTCCGGCCGGGGACGGCCGGGGGTCAGCGGCGTTCCAGCCGTGCCACCCGGCCCTTCTCCCCCGCCGCCCAGCAGCCTGTGTCGGCCGCGCAGTCGACCGTGTCGAAGGATCCCGCGTCCAGCGGCCGCCAGCTGCGGCCCCCGTCCGTGGTCACGTCCGTGCCCGTGGGCCCGACCGCGAGGGCCGTCCCCCCGCTGTACGGGTACCAGGCCGCGCCCGACCGGTAGGCCGGCGGCGGGGTCGTCGCCTGGCGCCAGGTGCGTCCCCCGTCCGCGGACACCGCCGCGGCTC includes these proteins:
- a CDS encoding saccharopine dehydrogenase family protein; this encodes MNAGVPQDRPERAYDVVLFGATGFVGALTAEYLAAHAPAGCRWALAGRDLAKLERLRERLASIDPACATLPLLRADAQDAAAVRELAASTRVLATTVGPYVWYGAGLVAACTEAGTDYVDLTGEPEFVDRMYVEHDARARETGARLVHACGFDSIPADLGAYFTVRQLPEGVPLTVDGFMRSNAFFSGGTLASALTALGRGPQTLAAAHARRLHEPRLRGRRARGPLGVPRFSRETGTWALPLPSLDPRIVTRSAAALERYGPDFRYRHYASVKHLPVALGGTAAVGATAALAQVPPARRWLMNRWEPGRGPDAERRARSWFTVRFVGEGGGRRVLTEVSGGDPGYGETAKMLAESALCLALDALPETAGQVTTAVAMGDALIHRLQKAGITFRVADAR
- a CDS encoding endonuclease V produces the protein MTSVKTPADEAEARAIQDELRHHVVLDEPGPPPGRGLVAGVDVAYDDTRDLVAAAAVVLDAATLEVVEEATAVGHVSFPYVPGLLAFRELPTVLAALDALTAEPGLVVCDGYGLAHPRGFGLACHLGVVTGLPSIGVAKNPFTFTYEEPGTRRGDASTLVAADGAEVGRALRTQDAIKPVYVSVGHRVSLDNACAHALALSPRFRIPETTRHADSLCRRALREAS
- a CDS encoding YciI family protein, yielding MFVMELTYTAPLEAVEDEMDAHIAWLDGYYATGVFLASGRKVPRDGGVVLAGGVSRAEIEKIAAEDPFVVAGVCAYRITEFIATKTSADLATVRENPVT